The nucleotide sequence ATGCGGGCGGCCGATCGCGACGCGCCCGATCTACAGCACAATATTGCCGAGGCACGGGAAGAAGCATCTGAAAAGAACATTGCAGAACAGGAACTTCAGGTCGACACGGCTCATAACAACGAAGCCGACTTCGAACGACTGCTCGAAATGTCGCAGGAGTGGCCTGAAGACAACTACACGTCGGGCAGCAAACCTTCGTCCAACCGCATGGAAGAGGATGGCGACCGACAACATGACATGATTTCCAATGTCGCGGAAAAGCCGCAATCGCTGCATGAGTACCTGCTCGAGCAGTTCGGCTTTTTCAGTGTCCCGGCGGAAATACGCGATTTCGGTCAGTTTCTAATACAAAATCTGGATCCCAATGGCCGACTTCCCAGCAGCCTGCCCGACCTGATTCAAACGTATGGGAAGTCCATCGCCGATGTCGACGCACAGGCCGCATTGCAATTGGTCCAGCGACTCGACCCTCTCGGATGTGGTGCCCGTGACGCGAAGGAATGTCTCCTTCTTCAGCTCCGCGACGATATGCCCTACCGAGATGTCCTCGCCACTCTGATCGGCTCACACCTTGAGGACGTGGCTCAGAATCGGCTGCCTCTGATCGAACGCCGAACCGGCTATTCAATTGAAACGATCAAAGCCGCAATTGAAGAGTTGCGGCACATGAATCCCTTTCCAGGACGAGGTTTTGAAGCTCGGCCCGCTCAAGCCGTGACGCCCGACGTGTTTGTTGAACAGAACGGCGACAACAAGTGGGTTGTTCGCGTGCTCGACGAGTACACTCCCCGCCTGCGAATCAGCAAGCATTACCAGCAGATCCTTAGAGACGGCACCGACCAGAAGACCAAAGAATACATTAAGCGAAAAATCGACTCGGCCAAATGGCTGATCGAAAGCATCGAGCAACGACACAACACGCTCAAGCGGGTCGCGCAATCCATTGTCGATAAACAGACCGCATTTCTCGAATATGGTCCCGAAGCGATCGTCCCGTTGAAAATGCAGGAAATTGCAGACGTCGTCAAAGTCCACGTGACCACGGTCTCTCGCGCAGTCGACGACAAGTGGATCCAGACACCTCGTGGACTTTACCCGCTCAA is from Schlesneria sp. DSM 10557 and encodes:
- the rpoN gene encoding RNA polymerase factor sigma-54, with the translated sequence MQLNFSHQMKMSQQMKLAPRMIQSMEILQLPTMELDERIEQELAENPCLEMRAADRDAPDLQHNIAEAREEASEKNIAEQELQVDTAHNNEADFERLLEMSQEWPEDNYTSGSKPSSNRMEEDGDRQHDMISNVAEKPQSLHEYLLEQFGFFSVPAEIRDFGQFLIQNLDPNGRLPSSLPDLIQTYGKSIADVDAQAALQLVQRLDPLGCGARDAKECLLLQLRDDMPYRDVLATLIGSHLEDVAQNRLPLIERRTGYSIETIKAAIEELRHMNPFPGRGFEARPAQAVTPDVFVEQNGDNKWVVRVLDEYTPRLRISKHYQQILRDGTDQKTKEYIKRKIDSAKWLIESIEQRHNTLKRVAQSIVDKQTAFLEYGPEAIVPLKMQEIADVVKVHVTTVSRAVDDKWIQTPRGLYPLKKFFGGGTVTESGEEVAWDIIRIKLKEIVDNEDKNDPLSDDALVDELAKFGYTLARRTVTKYRKALDIPSSRQRRAY